In Polaribacter sp. L3A8, a genomic segment contains:
- a CDS encoding substrate import-associated zinc metallohydrolase lipoprotein: MRKLYIYITVLFLGVITACNQQEEALTESNLNTQTPNLNTTDLWLRENFTNPFNIDVNYQWDEGRVDLNRYLFPPTLNKVVPVMEVVKKVWIDTYTELGGEDFVKNIAPREMVLVGGINLNASGTRTLGFAEGGKNIVLFETDLVDVKSKSGVVEFIRTIQHEYTHILNQQIRYDEEAFKQITPGGYTAQWFNPANEQERFDIANSLGFITDYARLNENEDFAEMVETMLTNNATEYQELIDNIKSRIISNAVSNALDNLGSSASQAEKDAATQAATVTATPQADNAIALIKAKEAIVAEYFKKSFNIDLYELQKLATDNILEAIK; the protein is encoded by the coding sequence ATGAGAAAATTATATATATACATTACAGTACTATTTTTAGGAGTTATAACTGCTTGTAATCAACAAGAAGAGGCATTAACAGAAAGTAATTTAAATACTCAAACACCAAATTTAAATACTACAGATCTGTGGTTAAGAGAAAACTTTACCAATCCATTTAATATTGATGTAAACTACCAATGGGATGAAGGTAGGGTAGATTTAAATAGATATTTATTTCCACCAACTTTAAATAAAGTAGTTCCTGTTATGGAAGTAGTTAAAAAAGTTTGGATTGATACCTACACGGAGTTAGGTGGTGAAGATTTTGTAAAAAATATTGCACCAAGAGAAATGGTTTTAGTTGGTGGTATAAATTTAAATGCTAGTGGAACAAGAACTTTAGGTTTTGCTGAAGGAGGAAAAAACATTGTTTTATTTGAAACGGATTTAGTAGATGTAAAAAGTAAAAGTGGTGTTGTAGAATTTATTAGAACGATACAGCATGAATATACACATATTTTAAATCAGCAAATACGTTATGATGAAGAGGCATTTAAACAAATAACACCAGGAGGTTATACAGCACAATGGTTTAACCCTGCAAATGAACAAGAAAGGTTTGATATTGCAAACAGTCTTGGTTTTATTACCGATTATGCGAGGTTAAATGAGAATGAAGATTTTGCAGAAATGGTAGAAACCATGCTTACTAATAATGCTACAGAATATCAAGAACTTATAGACAATATTAAGAGTAGAATTATTTCTAATGCTGTTTCTAATGCCTTAGATAATTTAGGTAGTAGTGCTTCGCAAGCAGAAAAAGATGCTGCAACACAAGCCGCAACTGTAACAGCAACTCCGCAAGCAGATAATGCTATTGCGCTTATAAAAGCAAAAGAGGCAATTGTTGCAGAATATTTCAAGAAATCTTTTAATATAGATTTATATGAATTGCAAAAATTAGCTACAGATAATATTTTAGAAGCAATAAAATAA
- a CDS encoding RagB/SusD family nutrient uptake outer membrane protein gives MKKIQTNILKITTIIFLFLIISCDDYLSELPDNRAEIDSPEKISGLITGAYSEGNYQLMAELMSDNATSRSNIRSYINVFLGEQMFTWNTSLDDDQDTPTFFWSNTYAAIAQANQALASIKELEGQSNLDAQKGEALLARAYAHFMLVNFWGKHYNPSTSESDLGIPYVTEPETALIQSYTRNTVAEVYDLVEKDLLEGMDLIQDREKNAKFHFSKAAANAFAARFYQYKGDWAEVISYANKILTNPKSQIRDLLAYQNLSYSQRTLQYSNSLEDSNILVSSTMSWWARNFWRTNYGLSNLNSDAIFEADNPFGKGWAYDIFGSVEGFNLPKFDEYFKITNQSAGTGRGFTSQVLFGYDEALLNRAEAYAMQEDYANCLKDLNDFLSKKTEGHDSGSDVLTEEMVVNMFPVTKDELTPFYTFKDDKQLSFINAILKFRQKEFYHEGIRWFDVRRFNIAIERYYRKDDIDIALAKEDLRKQLQIPESAINFGLTPNPR, from the coding sequence ATGAAAAAAATACAGACAAATATTTTAAAAATAACCACAATTATATTTTTATTTTTAATAATTAGTTGTGATGATTATTTATCTGAACTACCAGATAATAGAGCAGAAATAGATTCTCCAGAAAAAATAAGTGGTTTAATTACCGGTGCTTATTCAGAAGGAAACTATCAATTAATGGCAGAATTAATGTCAGACAATGCTACTTCTAGATCAAATATAAGAAGTTATATAAATGTTTTTCTTGGAGAACAAATGTTTACTTGGAATACCAGTTTAGATGACGACCAAGACACACCAACATTTTTTTGGTCTAATACTTATGCTGCAATTGCACAAGCTAACCAAGCATTAGCTTCTATAAAAGAATTAGAAGGTCAATCTAATTTAGATGCACAAAAAGGAGAAGCTTTGTTAGCAAGAGCGTATGCACATTTTATGTTGGTTAATTTTTGGGGTAAACATTACAATCCTTCTACTTCAGAATCAGATTTAGGGATCCCTTATGTAACAGAACCAGAAACGGCTTTAATACAAAGTTATACTAGAAATACAGTTGCAGAAGTGTACGATTTGGTAGAGAAAGATTTATTAGAGGGAATGGATTTAATACAAGATAGAGAAAAAAATGCTAAATTTCATTTTTCTAAAGCAGCTGCAAATGCCTTCGCTGCTAGGTTTTATCAATATAAAGGAGATTGGGCTGAGGTTATTTCTTATGCCAATAAAATTCTTACCAATCCTAAATCGCAAATAAGAGATTTACTTGCATATCAAAATTTATCTTATTCACAAAGAACACTTCAATATAGTAATTCTTTAGAAGATTCAAATATTCTTGTAAGCTCTACAATGTCTTGGTGGGCAAGAAATTTTTGGAGAACTAACTATGGATTATCAAATTTAAATTCTGATGCAATATTTGAGGCAGACAATCCTTTTGGTAAAGGTTGGGCTTATGATATTTTTGGTTCTGTAGAAGGTTTTAATTTACCTAAATTTGATGAGTATTTTAAAATAACAAATCAATCTGCAGGTACTGGTAGAGGTTTTACAAGCCAGGTTTTATTTGGTTATGATGAAGCACTTTTAAATAGAGCAGAAGCTTACGCAATGCAAGAAGATTATGCAAACTGTTTAAAAGATTTAAATGATTTTTTATCAAAGAAAACTGAAGGACATGATAGCGGTTCTGATGTTTTAACTGAAGAAATGGTAGTTAACATGTTTCCTGTAACAAAAGATGAGTTAACCCCTTTTTATACTTTTAAAGATGATAAACAACTTTCTTTTATCAATGCAATCTTAAAATTCAGACAAAAAGAATTTTATCACGAAGGAATAAGATGGTTTGATGTAAGAAGATTTAATATAGCTATAGAAAGATATTACAGAAAAGACGATATAGATATAGCGTTGGCTAAAGAAGATTTAAGAAAACAATTACAAATACCAGAGTCTGCAATAAACTTTGGATTAACACCAAATCCTAGATAA
- a CDS encoding DUF4302 domain-containing protein yields the protein MKNFKINRYPLILALCLLVFNSCQDNSDPELLFDDVPTVRIEKSIAALKTSLQSSENGWKTTYFTDDTELGGFTFLFDFISDSEVIMDSDFGTPDVSTASLYDITLGSTIKLTFTTKNVIHELSDSNNSPDEDLRGQGYKGSFEFLYFKTDGEDILFKSNRDRDIIIRFSRASKEDWTSLITQNRSMLASNIPIDPLKSVFRNLTLESGGKTTLYGFSFNEARRFATVTAISKDATITDFKFGIAPTPTGFSVSPAVEIDNVTLDEFVYNVEKDEFVAEVDGVKMTLNYADELNFLLPFYDFGNESRGNNSLRLYRTRFADSDLSSQRFINFYKDWEQHFTDTQSGRTIDRVYIYNLETDPYVEIRYFSSGRSFSLRFPFTYTVTEAANGNNIIKLTETLPVATVRRSGALPMLEFLFRDSGFYVQKMIDLNAVQNTLGIIPVDDTTMLAQWYDFIN from the coding sequence ATGAAAAATTTTAAAATAAATAGATACCCATTAATTTTGGCTCTTTGTCTTTTAGTGTTTAACAGCTGTCAAGATAATAGCGACCCAGAACTGTTGTTTGATGATGTACCAACAGTTAGAATAGAAAAGAGTATTGCAGCGTTAAAAACATCTTTACAAAGTTCAGAAAACGGTTGGAAAACAACTTATTTTACAGATGATACAGAATTAGGTGGTTTTACTTTTTTATTCGATTTTATTAGCGATTCTGAAGTAATTATGGATTCTGATTTTGGTACACCAGATGTTTCTACAGCTAGTTTGTATGATATTACATTGGGGTCTACTATTAAGCTTACTTTTACAACAAAAAATGTAATTCATGAGCTATCAGATTCAAATAATTCTCCAGACGAAGATCTTAGAGGACAAGGATATAAAGGTAGTTTTGAGTTTTTATACTTTAAAACAGACGGAGAAGATATTCTTTTTAAATCTAATAGAGACAGAGATATTATCATTCGTTTTTCTAGAGCATCTAAAGAAGACTGGACTAGTTTAATAACTCAAAATAGGTCAATGTTAGCATCGAATATTCCAATAGACCCATTAAAATCTGTTTTTAGAAATTTAACTTTAGAAAGTGGTGGTAAAACTACTTTATATGGTTTTTCTTTTAATGAGGCTAGAAGATTTGCAACAGTTACAGCAATAAGTAAAGATGCTACAATAACAGATTTTAAATTTGGTATTGCACCTACACCTACTGGTTTTAGTGTTAGTCCTGCAGTAGAAATAGACAATGTAACTTTAGACGAGTTTGTTTATAATGTAGAAAAGGATGAGTTTGTAGCGGAGGTTGATGGTGTTAAAATGACTTTAAATTATGCTGATGAGTTAAATTTTTTATTACCTTTTTATGATTTCGGTAACGAGTCTAGAGGCAATAATAGCTTACGTTTGTATAGAACAAGATTTGCAGATAGTGATTTATCAAGTCAACGATTTATTAATTTTTATAAAGACTGGGAGCAGCATTTTACAGATACACAGAGTGGTAGAACTATAGATCGTGTTTATATATATAATTTAGAGACAGACCCTTATGTAGAAATTCGTTATTTTTCAAGTGGAAGATCTTTTAGCTTGCGTTTTCCTTTTACCTATACTGTAACAGAAGCTGCTAATGGCAATAATATTATTAAGCTTACAGAAACTTTACCTGTAGCAACTGTTAGAAGAAGTGGAGCATTACCAATGCTAGAATTTCTTTTTAGAGATAGTGGTTTTTATGTACAAAAAATGATAGATTTAAATGCTGTACAAAATACATTAGGTATAATTCCTGTAGATGATACTACAATGCTTGCGCAATGGTATGATTTTATTAACTAA
- a CDS encoding RNA polymerase sigma-70 factor, with amino-acid sequence MNNHFLIAQIKKKDTVAFEKCYDLFFQDLVIFANRYVSDFSVSEDVVQEVFVYIWEHSEKMEIKTSLKAYLFVMVKNRCLNHLKSIKITDNQDYIEYSRSLIDRVEILNFTEENNTLYLKVLAIVDEMPLKMQKIFKLKFIEDYKYNEIAEELNISLNTVKTQLKRAKIRINDSLVILLFWLIFINVFALLLI; translated from the coding sequence ATGAATAACCATTTTTTAATAGCGCAAATAAAAAAGAAAGATACTGTCGCTTTTGAAAAATGTTACGATTTATTTTTTCAAGATTTAGTGATTTTTGCAAATAGATATGTATCCGATTTTTCAGTTAGTGAAGATGTTGTTCAAGAAGTATTTGTTTATATATGGGAACACTCAGAAAAAATGGAGATTAAAACATCACTAAAAGCTTACTTATTTGTGATGGTAAAAAATAGGTGTTTGAATCATTTAAAATCTATAAAAATTACCGATAACCAAGATTATATAGAATATAGTAGGTCTTTAATTGATCGTGTAGAAATACTTAATTTTACAGAAGAGAACAATACTCTTTATTTAAAGGTTTTAGCAATTGTAGATGAGATGCCTTTAAAAATGCAAAAAATTTTTAAATTAAAATTTATAGAGGATTATAAGTATAATGAGATTGCAGAAGAGCTAAATATTTCTCTAAATACGGTTAAAACACAGTTAAAGAGAGCGAAAATTAGGATTAATGATTCTTTAGTGATTTTGCTTTTTTGGTTAATATTCATCAATGTTTTTGCCTTATTGTTGATTTAA
- the obgE gene encoding GTPase ObgE, translated as MTEGNFVDYIKIYASSGKGGQGSMHLHREKYITKGGPDGGDGGRGGHIILRGDKNMWTLFHLKFKRHFRAEGGGGGSASRSTGHDAEDIYIDVPLGTIIKDADTDEIIVEVTEHEKEVVLLRGGKGGLGNWHFKSSTNQTPRYSQPGMDGADGWFRMELKLLADVGLVGFPNAGKSTLLSVLTSAKPKIADYAFTTLKPNLGIVEHRNHQTFVIADIPGIIEGAAEGKGLGHRFLRHIERNSALLFLVPADSDDINKEYEILLNELKKHNPELLDKDRLLAISKTDMLDDELQAEIKADLPKGVEAIFISSVAEIGLQELKDKLWKMLN; from the coding sequence ATGACTGAAGGAAATTTTGTCGATTACATAAAAATCTATGCTTCTTCTGGTAAAGGAGGCCAAGGTTCTATGCACTTGCATAGAGAGAAGTATATTACCAAAGGTGGTCCAGATGGTGGAGATGGTGGACGTGGAGGACACATTATTTTACGTGGTGATAAAAATATGTGGACATTATTCCACCTAAAGTTTAAACGTCATTTTAGAGCCGAAGGTGGTGGTGGTGGTAGTGCTAGTAGAAGTACTGGGCACGATGCAGAAGACATTTATATAGATGTGCCTTTAGGTACCATTATAAAAGATGCCGATACAGATGAAATAATTGTAGAAGTTACAGAACACGAAAAAGAAGTAGTTTTATTACGTGGTGGAAAAGGTGGCCTTGGAAACTGGCATTTTAAATCATCTACAAATCAAACCCCAAGATATTCTCAACCAGGAATGGATGGTGCTGATGGTTGGTTTAGAATGGAATTAAAATTATTAGCAGATGTTGGTTTAGTAGGTTTCCCTAATGCAGGAAAATCTACTTTGTTATCTGTTTTAACTTCTGCAAAACCAAAAATTGCAGATTATGCTTTTACAACGTTAAAACCTAACTTAGGGATTGTAGAACATAGAAATCATCAAACATTTGTAATTGCAGATATCCCTGGAATTATAGAAGGTGCTGCAGAAGGAAAAGGATTAGGTCATCGTTTTTTACGTCATATAGAACGTAATTCAGCTTTGTTATTCTTAGTTCCTGCAGATAGTGATGACATTAACAAAGAATACGAAATTCTTTTAAATGAGCTAAAAAAACACAATCCAGAATTATTAGATAAAGACAGATTATTGGCTATCTCTAAAACAGATATGTTAGATGATGAATTACAAGCAGAAATAAAAGCAGATTTACCAAAAGGTGTAGAAGCTATATTTATATCATCTGTAGCAGAAATTGGTCTACAAGAATTGAAAGACAAGCTTTGGAAAATGCTAAATTAA
- a CDS encoding FecR family protein encodes MEFLLIIKKINNTLSEEEKVAFDAWYSESEKHRAYFKSVQENKNSEKYLFDKEKNWKVIKSKTKITKKTIWKYYAAAASIALLFSISYLFNPINKKVNTSVIITDTGYSNKAILTLENGEEILLSKDHKIENSLFKSEDKSIAYKKPVTKQSEEVANQPEIIYNYLTTKKGGEFSLTLADGTKVWLNSESKLKYPVSFIKGQPRNVELIYGEAYFEVSSSENNFGDCFNVLNSLQKVSVLGTHFNVKAYPDDHLITTTLIEGKVVVENNKNHKMYLESNQEITLNILTLEMQKKYVDAKDKIYWVNGYFNFENTSLLEITKILSRCYDVNISFENDKIEDLRFNGVLSKKQDIKSVLDAIINTTDITYEINNKKIKFRK; translated from the coding sequence ATGGAATTTCTCTTAATAATAAAAAAGATAAACAATACGCTTTCTGAGGAGGAAAAGGTAGCGTTTGATGCATGGTATTCAGAGTCTGAAAAACATAGAGCGTATTTTAAAAGTGTGCAAGAAAACAAGAATTCTGAAAAATACCTTTTTGATAAAGAAAAGAATTGGAAAGTAATTAAGAGTAAAACAAAAATTACAAAAAAAACAATTTGGAAATATTACGCGGCAGCAGCTTCAATAGCATTATTGTTTTCAATATCTTATTTATTTAATCCTATAAATAAAAAAGTAAATACTTCAGTAATAATTACCGATACAGGTTATAGTAATAAAGCAATACTAACTTTAGAAAATGGAGAGGAAATACTTCTTTCTAAAGATCATAAAATAGAAAATTCACTTTTTAAAAGTGAAGATAAAAGCATTGCGTATAAAAAGCCAGTTACAAAGCAATCTGAAGAAGTTGCAAATCAACCTGAAATTATCTACAACTACCTAACAACAAAAAAAGGAGGAGAATTTTCTTTAACCTTGGCAGACGGAACAAAAGTGTGGTTAAATTCAGAATCTAAGCTTAAGTATCCTGTCAGCTTTATAAAAGGACAACCAAGAAACGTAGAATTAATTTATGGAGAAGCTTATTTTGAAGTTTCATCAAGTGAAAATAATTTTGGAGATTGTTTTAATGTTTTAAATTCTTTACAGAAAGTATCTGTTTTAGGTACCCACTTTAATGTAAAAGCATATCCAGATGATCATTTAATAACTACTACATTAATAGAAGGTAAGGTAGTTGTAGAAAATAATAAAAACCATAAAATGTATTTAGAATCTAATCAAGAGATAACTTTAAATATCTTAACATTAGAAATGCAAAAGAAGTACGTAGATGCAAAAGATAAAATTTATTGGGTAAATGGGTATTTTAATTTTGAGAATACTTCTTTGTTAGAAATTACAAAAATACTTTCTAGATGTTATGATGTTAACATCTCTTTTGAAAATGACAAAATAGAAGATTTAAGATTTAATGGAGTTTTAAGTAAAAAGCAAGATATAAAATCTGTCTTAGATGCAATTATAAATACAACAGATATTACTTATGAAATAAATAATAAAAAAATTAAATTTAGAAAATAA
- a CDS encoding SusC/RagA family TonB-linked outer membrane protein has translation MKTFIYLFCAISFAFVPSEGVSQNAKIKIDTDKIISVEEVFDLIKKQTDYTFVYENSIFKKLPKVSLHKGVIIVKDLLDKSLHASNVVYQFNKNGSILLKKMPVQQKVSGVLVDNNDMPVIGASVRVKGTGVGTATDFDGQFSIAASKGDVLVFQSLGFQSKEVVVGSLFVIKVTLQESSENLAEIVITTGYDKINKKSFTGAATTIKSADLKIDGINDVSRMLEGKVAGVVVQNITGTFGAAPQITIRGSSSVFGNNNPLYVIDGVVQEDIVEQDLDALTSGDASTLISSSIAGVNATDIEKIDILKDASATSIYGARARNGVVVITTKSGKRESPLKVSYTLEQTVRDIPSYSQYDILDSKETIGVLEGLRSQGYLRLPDVGNSRFSGVYGILEKKINSYSNGGFGVPNTAEGRSAFLKDYELANTNWFKKLFRQSLMQNHTLNFTGGGENNSFYASIGFLHDPGWSVADKVSRITTNLKNTFYFSDKFNLSIATVASVRNQKAPGSFNREANVVDGQFSRNFDINPFSYALNTSRALRPRDNDGNLEYYTNNWAAFNILEELENNTLDLDVKDIRFQLDASYKISDNITYDLNASARYVNSVREHQIRENSNVVRAYNADETSVIANANIFLYRDPNNLDAIPIPVFPEGGLYRKFDNSLTSYYVRNSFQLKKEFNEKHDFNALLGQELRYVDRNNENFTGYGLQYENGFVPFTDARLLEKVIAEGGNYFGLGRDRERTVAFFGRTTYTYNNKYVFSLTGRYDGSNRQGKSTKSRWLPTGTVSAKWNATEENFIQKSDVINNLQFRASYGLSASPGPATNSLAIFRSEITDRLTPTERETYLDIQDLENSELTWEKQNELNIGVDLGLFNNRIQFTADVYKRDIFDNIDFVRTSGIGGEFVKRGNNSDTTQKGVEFALTSTNVKTDNFSWTSSFNFSFFDQKITKLQNTPRVIDVVGLQGGQLEGYPNNSLFSFQFDGLNSDGIPTFVLPEGDNPVTDVNFQDSFNITDYLVYNGSVLPNIAGGISNSFKYKNWDLNMLITGSGGNVVRLNPALDNFYSGTNVFTKSSVNRWLLPGDENITNIPKVIDVRDNNIYDSSDLSRAYNAYNFSDARVADGDFLRMKSISLGYSFNKDVLDKLSLSHLKVKFQGTNLFLLYSDDKLNGQDPEFYGTGGVALPITRQFTMSLNIGL, from the coding sequence ATGAAAACATTCATATACTTATTCTGCGCAATTTCGTTTGCATTTGTACCAAGCGAAGGAGTGTCTCAAAATGCAAAAATTAAAATTGATACAGATAAAATTATATCTGTAGAAGAGGTTTTTGATTTAATTAAAAAACAAACAGATTATACGTTTGTTTACGAAAATAGTATCTTTAAAAAGCTGCCTAAAGTAAGCTTACATAAAGGTGTTATTATTGTAAAAGATCTTTTAGATAAAAGTCTACATGCAAGTAATGTAGTTTATCAATTTAATAAAAATGGATCAATATTATTAAAGAAGATGCCAGTGCAACAAAAAGTTTCTGGTGTTTTAGTTGATAATAATGATATGCCTGTTATAGGGGCGTCTGTGCGTGTAAAAGGAACAGGTGTTGGTACTGCTACAGATTTTGATGGGCAGTTTTCTATAGCCGCTTCTAAAGGAGATGTTTTGGTATTTCAATCTTTAGGTTTTCAATCTAAAGAAGTTGTGGTTGGTAGTTTGTTTGTAATTAAGGTAACCTTACAAGAATCATCAGAAAACTTAGCAGAAATCGTCATCACAACAGGTTACGATAAAATTAACAAGAAAAGTTTTACAGGTGCAGCAACAACAATTAAGTCGGCAGATTTAAAAATTGATGGTATAAATGATGTAAGTAGAATGTTAGAAGGTAAAGTAGCCGGTGTTGTTGTACAGAATATTACAGGAACTTTTGGGGCAGCACCTCAAATTACAATTAGAGGTTCTTCTTCTGTTTTTGGTAACAATAATCCATTATACGTAATAGATGGTGTGGTGCAAGAAGATATTGTAGAGCAAGATTTAGATGCCTTAACTTCTGGGGATGCTTCTACTTTAATTAGTTCTTCTATAGCTGGTGTAAATGCTACAGATATAGAGAAAATAGATATATTAAAAGATGCTTCTGCAACCTCTATTTATGGTGCAAGAGCAAGAAACGGAGTTGTAGTTATAACTACAAAAAGTGGTAAAAGAGAGAGCCCTTTAAAAGTAAGTTATACGCTAGAGCAAACGGTAAGAGATATTCCATCATATTCTCAATACGATATTTTAGATTCTAAAGAAACTATTGGTGTTTTAGAAGGCTTAAGAAGTCAAGGTTATTTAAGATTACCAGATGTTGGTAATTCTAGATTTTCTGGAGTTTACGGTATTTTAGAAAAGAAAATTAACAGCTATTCTAATGGTGGTTTTGGGGTGCCAAATACAGCAGAAGGAAGAAGTGCTTTTTTAAAGGATTATGAGTTGGCAAATACCAATTGGTTTAAAAAATTGTTTAGACAATCTTTAATGCAAAATCATACGCTAAACTTTACAGGAGGTGGAGAAAACAATTCTTTTTATGCGTCTATTGGTTTTTTACACGATCCAGGGTGGTCTGTTGCAGATAAAGTATCTAGAATAACAACTAATTTAAAGAATACATTTTATTTTTCAGATAAGTTTAATTTATCAATTGCTACAGTTGCCTCTGTTAGAAATCAAAAAGCACCAGGTTCTTTTAATAGAGAAGCCAATGTTGTAGACGGTCAGTTTAGTAGAAATTTTGATATCAATCCATTTAGTTACGCATTAAATACTTCTAGAGCTTTAAGACCAAGAGATAATGATGGTAATTTAGAATACTACACAAATAATTGGGCAGCATTTAATATCTTAGAAGAATTAGAAAACAATACATTAGATTTAGATGTAAAAGATATTCGTTTTCAATTAGATGCTTCTTATAAAATATCAGATAATATTACATACGATTTAAACGCATCAGCTAGATATGTAAATAGTGTTAGAGAACATCAAATTAGAGAAAACTCTAATGTTGTTAGAGCCTATAATGCCGATGAAACAAGTGTAATAGCAAATGCAAATATCTTTTTATATAGAGACCCAAATAATTTAGATGCAATTCCTATTCCTGTTTTTCCAGAAGGCGGTTTGTATCGTAAATTTGATAACAGTTTAACCTCTTATTATGTTAGAAATAGTTTTCAGTTAAAAAAAGAGTTTAATGAAAAACATGATTTTAATGCTTTATTAGGTCAAGAATTAAGATACGTAGATAGAAATAACGAAAATTTTACGGGTTATGGTTTGCAATATGAAAATGGATTTGTACCATTTACAGATGCTAGATTATTAGAAAAAGTAATTGCAGAAGGAGGAAACTATTTTGGTTTAGGTAGAGATAGAGAAAGAACAGTAGCTTTCTTTGGTAGAACTACTTATACCTACAATAATAAATATGTTTTTTCTTTAACAGGAAGGTATGATGGTTCTAACAGACAAGGTAAAAGTACCAAGTCTAGATGGTTGCCTACAGGTACTGTAAGTGCAAAATGGAATGCAACTGAAGAGAATTTTATACAAAAATCAGACGTTATTAATAATTTACAATTTAGAGCTTCATATGGTTTAAGTGCTTCTCCTGGTCCTGCTACCAACTCTTTGGCTATTTTTAGAAGTGAAATTACAGATAGGTTAACGCCAACGGAAAGAGAAACATATTTAGATATTCAAGATTTAGAAAACTCAGAATTAACTTGGGAAAAACAAAACGAATTAAATATTGGTGTAGACTTAGGTTTATTTAATAATAGAATTCAGTTTACAGCAGATGTGTATAAAAGAGATATTTTTGATAATATAGATTTTGTAAGAACTTCTGGTATTGGAGGTGAATTTGTTAAAAGAGGAAATAATTCTGATACAACTCAAAAAGGTGTCGAATTTGCTTTAACATCAACAAACGTAAAAACAGATAATTTTAGCTGGACTTCTTCTTTCAATTTCTCTTTTTTCGATCAAAAAATAACAAAACTTCAAAATACACCTAGAGTAATAGATGTTGTTGGTTTACAAGGAGGCCAGTTAGAAGGGTATCCAAATAATTCTTTGTTCTCTTTTCAATTTGATGGATTAAATTCAGACGGTATTCCAACATTTGTTTTACCAGAAGGAGACAACCCTGTTACCGATGTAAATTTTCAAGACAGTTTTAATATTACAGATTATTTAGTTTATAACGGTTCTGTGTTGCCAAACATAGCAGGTGGTATTTCTAATTCTTTTAAATATAAAAACTGGGATTTAAATATGTTAATCACAGGGTCTGGTGGTAATGTTGTAAGATTAAACCCTGCTTTAGACAACTTTTATTCTGGTACAAATGTATTTACAAAAAGTAGTGTAAATAGATGGCTTTTACCTGGTGATGAAAACATAACCAATATTCCTAAAGTTATAGATGTTAGAGATAATAATATTTATGACAGTAGCGATTTATCTAGAGCTTATAACGCTTATAATTTTTCTGATGCAAGAGTTGCAGATGGAGATTTCTTAAGAATGAAAAGTATTTCTTTAGGATATAGTTTTAATAAAGATGTATTGGATAAATTAAGTCTTTCTCATTTAAAAGTAAAATTTCAAGGAACTAACCTGTTTTTATTGTATTCAGATGATAAATTAAATGGGCAAGATCCAGAATTTTATGGCACAGGTGGTGTTGCTTTACCTATAACTAGACAATTTACAATGTCTTTAAATATTGGACTATAA